A section of the Citrobacter farmeri genome encodes:
- the nsrR gene encoding nitric oxide-sensing transcriptional repressor NsrR, translating into MQLTSFTDYGLRALIYMASLPEGRMTSISEVTDVYGVSRNHMVKIINQLSRAGFVTAIRGKNGGIRLGKAANTIRIGDVVRELEPLSLVNCSSEFCHITPACRLKQALSKAVQSFLTELDNYTLADLVEENQPLYKLLLVE; encoded by the coding sequence GTGCAGTTAACGAGTTTCACCGATTACGGACTACGAGCGCTAATCTATATGGCATCACTCCCGGAGGGTCGCATGACCAGTATTTCGGAGGTGACGGATGTCTACGGCGTTTCCCGTAATCATATGGTCAAAATAATCAATCAACTTAGCCGGGCGGGCTTTGTGACTGCCATCCGGGGGAAAAATGGGGGGATCCGCCTGGGCAAAGCCGCGAACACCATTCGGATCGGTGATGTCGTGCGCGAGCTCGAACCGCTGTCGCTGGTGAACTGTAGTAGCGAGTTTTGCCATATTACCCCTGCCTGTCGACTCAAACAGGCGCTTTCTAAGGCCGTGCAAAGTTTTCTAACGGAGCTGGATAACTACACGCTTGCCGATTTGGTTGAAGAGAATCAACCGCTTTATAAATTATTGCTGGTGGAATGA
- the yjfP gene encoding esterase: MIEIETRQVAEHHLLHAFPSGQRDTPLPCIVFYHGFTSSSLVYSYFAVALAQAGFRVIMPDAPEHGARFNGDEQARMGHFWQILQQSMQEFTALREALRAENWLLDNRLAVGGASMGAMTALGIMTQHPEINCVASLMGSGYFTRLARTLFPPFAQDTPARQAAFARIIAPLAKWDVSQQLARLADRPLLLWHGQDDDVVPAAESFRLQQAMIQAGLDQNLTCQWQAGVRHRITPEALSATVSFFRQHL, from the coding sequence ATGATTGAAATTGAAACACGTCAGGTGGCGGAACATCACCTGCTTCACGCCTTTCCTTCGGGGCAACGCGATACACCTTTGCCGTGTATTGTTTTCTACCACGGTTTTACCTCTTCCAGCCTGGTCTACAGCTATTTTGCCGTTGCGCTGGCGCAGGCCGGATTTAGAGTCATTATGCCAGACGCGCCGGAGCATGGGGCGCGTTTCAACGGTGACGAACAGGCGAGAATGGGCCATTTCTGGCAGATTTTGCAACAAAGCATGCAGGAATTTACGGCGTTGCGTGAGGCCCTGCGCGCAGAAAACTGGCTGCTGGATAACCGCCTTGCGGTCGGTGGCGCATCGATGGGGGCAATGACTGCGCTGGGGATTATGACTCAGCATCCGGAGATTAACTGTGTTGCCAGCCTGATGGGGTCGGGCTATTTCACCCGTCTGGCGCGAACGCTGTTTCCCCCTTTCGCCCAGGACACGCCCGCCCGGCAGGCGGCGTTCGCCCGTATCATTGCGCCGTTGGCGAAGTGGGACGTGTCGCAGCAGCTTGCCCGACTGGCCGACAGACCGCTGCTGTTATGGCATGGTCAGGACGACGATGTGGTGCCGGCGGCGGAAAGTTTCCGTTTGCAGCAGGCGATGATTCAGGCCGGGCTGGACCAGAATCTGACCTGTCAGTGGCAAGCAGGCGTGCGCCATCGGATCACGCCCGAAGCCCTTAGCGCAACGGTGTCGTTTTTCCGTCAGCATCTTTAG
- the yjfN gene encoding DUF1471 family protease activator YjfN, translated as MKQSLALSSLLLTAGLVSTTAQSAEFASADCVTGLNEIGLISVSNISGNPQDVERIVALKADEQGASWYRIIQMYEEQQPDNWRVQAILYA; from the coding sequence ATGAAACAATCTCTTGCCTTATCCTCACTGCTGTTAACTGCCGGGCTGGTGAGTACGACGGCGCAGTCTGCTGAATTCGCGAGCGCGGATTGCGTGACTGGCCTCAATGAAATTGGCCTGATCTCTGTCAGTAATATTTCCGGAAATCCACAGGATGTGGAACGTATTGTGGCGTTAAAAGCCGATGAACAAGGCGCGTCATGGTATCGCATTATTCAGATGTACGAAGAGCAACAACCCGATAACTGGCGCGTACAGGCTATTCTCTATGCGTAA
- a CDS encoding isovaleryl-CoA dehydrogenase, whose product MHWQTHTVFNQPLPLNNSNLFLSDGALCEAVAREGAGWDSELLASIGQQLGTAESLELGRLANAWPPELLRYDPRGQRLDEVRFHPAWHLLMQGLCTNRVHNLPWEETARAGSFVARAARFILHAQVESGTLCPITMTFAATPLLQQMLPATFADWQTPLQSDRYDSHLAPGGQKRGLLIGMGMTEKQGGSDVMSNTTRAERLEDGSYRLVGHKWFFSVPQSDAHLVLAQAKGGLSCFFVPRFLPDGQRNAIRLERLKDKLGNRSNASAEVEFQDAIGWLLGDEGEGVRHILKMGGLTRFDCALGSHGLMRRAFSIAIYHAHQRMVSGKPLIEQPMMRQVLSRMALQLEGQTALLFRLAHAWDRRSHAKERLWARLFTPAAKFVVCQSGIPFVAEAMEVLGGIGYCEESELPRLYREMPVNSIWEGSGNVMCLDVLRVISKQTGVDEMLSDVFSDVRGQDRHFDRAVRQLLQRLRKPSEELGRDITQQIFLLGCGTEMLRHASPPIAQAWCQMMLDTRGGMLLSERVQDALLLRATGGLR is encoded by the coding sequence ATGCATTGGCAAACTCACACCGTTTTTAATCAGCCGTTACCCCTGAATAACAGTAACCTGTTCCTGTCTGATGGCGCGCTCTGCGAGGCGGTGGCGCGCGAGGGGGCGGGGTGGGACAGCGAACTTCTCGCCAGTATCGGTCAACAACTCGGCACCGCAGAATCGCTTGAGCTGGGACGCCTGGCAAACGCCTGGCCGCCGGAACTGCTGCGTTACGATCCTCGGGGGCAGCGACTGGACGAGGTTCGCTTCCATCCCGCATGGCATTTGCTTATGCAGGGGTTGTGCACCAACCGTGTGCATAATCTACCCTGGGAAGAGACAGCGCGCGCCGGATCGTTTGTTGCCCGGGCCGCGCGCTTTATCTTGCATGCGCAGGTGGAGTCCGGAACGCTCTGCCCCATCACCATGACCTTCGCCGCTACGCCGCTGCTGCAGCAGATGTTGCCCGCTACATTTGCCGACTGGCAAACGCCTCTGCAAAGCGATCGCTATGATTCGCACCTCGCACCAGGTGGGCAAAAGCGTGGTCTGCTGATTGGTATGGGAATGACGGAAAAGCAGGGGGGGTCTGATGTGATGAGCAACACCACCCGTGCCGAGCGTCTGGAGGATGGATCGTACCGATTGGTGGGGCATAAATGGTTCTTTTCCGTTCCGCAAAGCGATGCCCATTTGGTACTGGCGCAGGCAAAAGGCGGCCTCTCTTGCTTCTTCGTCCCGCGTTTTTTACCTGACGGGCAGCGTAATGCGATCCGTCTCGAACGGTTGAAAGACAAGCTGGGGAATCGCTCCAATGCCAGTGCGGAAGTCGAATTTCAGGATGCCATCGGCTGGTTGCTGGGAGATGAGGGCGAAGGCGTTCGTCATATTCTGAAGATGGGCGGCCTGACGCGTTTTGATTGCGCGCTCGGCAGCCACGGACTGATGCGTCGCGCGTTCTCGATTGCTATCTACCACGCGCACCAGCGTATGGTATCTGGTAAGCCGCTGATCGAGCAGCCCATGATGCGCCAGGTGCTTAGCCGTATGGCGTTACAACTGGAAGGGCAAACCGCGTTATTGTTTCGTCTGGCCCACGCCTGGGATCGGCGTAGCCATGCCAAAGAACGACTCTGGGCGCGACTGTTCACCCCCGCCGCGAAATTTGTCGTCTGTCAAAGCGGCATCCCGTTTGTGGCGGAAGCGATGGAGGTGCTTGGCGGGATAGGGTATTGCGAAGAGAGCGAACTCCCACGACTGTACCGGGAAATGCCGGTCAACAGCATCTGGGAAGGCTCCGGCAATGTCATGTGTCTCGATGTTCTGCGGGTCATCAGTAAACAAACCGGTGTCGATGAGATGCTGAGCGACGTGTTCTCTGACGTCAGGGGCCAGGACAGACACTTTGATCGCGCGGTTCGTCAGCTTTTGCAGCGGTTGCGCAAGCCTTCCGAAGAACTGGGTCGCGATATCACTCAGCAGATTTTCCTGTTGGGATGCGGAACGGAAATGTTACGGCATGCGTCACCACCTATTGCACAAGCCTGGTGCCAGATGATGCTGGATACGCGTGGTGGAATGTTGCTATCAGAACGGGTGCAGGACGCGCTGTTGCTGCGGGCAACGGGGGGATTACGCTGA
- the purA gene encoding adenylosuccinate synthase: protein MGNNVVVLGTQWGDEGKGKIVDLLTERAKYVVRYQGGHNAGHTLVINGEKTVLHLIPSGILRENVISIIGNGVVLSPAALMKEMKGLEDRGVPVRERLLLSEACPLILDYHVALDNAREKARGAKAIGTTGRGIGPAYEDKVARRGLRVGDLFDKATFAEKLKEVMEYHNFQLVNFYKVDAVDYQKVLDDVMAIADILTSMVVDVSDLLDQARKRGDFVMFEGAQGTLLDIDHGTYPYVTSSNTTAGGVATGSGLGPRYVDYVLGIIKAYSTRVGAGPFPTELFDDIGEFLCKQGNEYGATTGRRRRTGWLDSVAVRRAVQINSLSGFCLTKLDVLDGLKEVKICVAYRMPDGREVTTTPLAADDWEGIEPIYETMPGWSESTFGVKERSGLPQAALNYIKRIEELTGVPIDIISTGPDRTETMILRDPFDA from the coding sequence ATGGGTAACAACGTCGTCGTACTGGGCACCCAATGGGGTGACGAAGGTAAAGGAAAGATCGTCGATCTTCTGACTGAACGGGCTAAATATGTTGTACGCTACCAGGGCGGTCACAACGCAGGCCATACTCTCGTAATCAACGGTGAAAAAACCGTCCTCCATCTTATTCCATCAGGTATTCTCCGCGAGAACGTCATCAGCATCATCGGTAACGGTGTTGTGCTTTCTCCGGCTGCGCTGATGAAAGAGATGAAAGGACTGGAAGATCGTGGTGTTCCTGTCCGCGAGCGTCTGCTGCTGTCTGAAGCATGCCCGCTGATTCTGGACTACCACGTTGCGCTGGATAACGCGCGTGAGAAAGCACGTGGCGCGAAAGCGATCGGCACTACCGGTCGTGGTATCGGGCCGGCTTACGAAGACAAAGTCGCACGTCGCGGTCTGCGCGTTGGCGATCTGTTCGACAAAGCCACGTTCGCTGAAAAACTGAAAGAAGTGATGGAATATCACAACTTCCAGCTGGTCAACTTCTATAAAGTTGATGCGGTTGACTACCAGAAAGTGCTGGATGATGTGATGGCGATTGCCGACATCCTGACTTCGATGGTGGTGGATGTTTCCGATCTGCTGGACCAGGCGCGTAAGCGTGGCGATTTCGTCATGTTTGAAGGTGCGCAGGGTACGCTGCTGGATATCGACCACGGTACCTATCCGTACGTAACCTCCTCTAACACCACCGCAGGTGGCGTGGCGACCGGTTCTGGCCTGGGTCCGCGTTATGTAGATTACGTTCTGGGTATCATCAAAGCTTACTCCACTCGTGTGGGTGCGGGTCCGTTCCCGACTGAGCTGTTTGACGACATCGGTGAGTTCCTGTGCAAGCAGGGTAACGAGTACGGTGCCACTACTGGTCGCCGTCGTCGTACCGGCTGGCTGGACTCCGTGGCTGTGCGCCGTGCGGTACAGATCAACTCCCTCTCGGGCTTCTGCCTGACCAAACTGGACGTACTGGACGGTTTGAAAGAGGTGAAAATCTGTGTCGCTTATCGTATGCCGGATGGCCGTGAAGTGACCACGACACCGCTGGCGGCTGACGATTGGGAAGGTATCGAGCCGATTTACGAAACCATGCCTGGCTGGTCTGAATCCACCTTCGGCGTGAAAGAGCGTAGCGGTTTGCCGCAGGCAGCGCTGAACTACATTAAGCGTATCGAAGAACTGACCGGTGTGCCGATTGATATTATTTCTACTGGCCCGGATCGTACTGAGACCATGATTCTGCGTGACCCGTTCGACGCATAA
- the rnr gene encoding ribonuclease R produces MSQDPFQEREAEKYENPIPSREFILEHLTKREKPASRDELAVELNIEGEEQQEALRRRLRAMERDGQLVFTRRQCYALPERLDLLKGTVIGHRDGYGFLRVEGRKDDLYLSSEQMKTCIHGDQVLAQPLGADRKGRREARIVRVLVPKTSQIVGRYFTEAGVGFVVPDDSRLSFDILIPPEEVMGARMGFVVVVELTQRPTRRTKAVGKIVEVLGDNMGTGMAVDMALRTHEIPYIWPASVEKQVAGLKEEVPEEAKVGRVDLRDLPLVTIDGEDARDFDDAVYCEKKRGGGWRLWVAIADVSYYVRPPTPLDQEARNRGTSVYFPSQVVPMLPEVLSNGLCSLNPQVDRLCMVCEMTVSTKGRLTGYKFYEAVMSSHARLTYTKVWHILQGDQELREQYAPLVKHIEELHNLYKVLDKAREERGGISFESEEAKFIFNAERRIERIEQTQRNDAHKLIEECMILANISAARFVEKAQEPALFRIHDKPTTEAITSFRSVLAELGLELPGGNKPEPRDYAELLESVADRPDAEMLQTMLLRSMKQAIYDPENRGHFGLALQSYAHFTSPIRRYPDLSLHRAIKYLLAKEQGHKGNTTETGGYHYSMEEMLQLGQHCSMAERRADEATRDVADWLKCDFMLDQVGNVFKGVIASVTGFGFFVRLDELFIDGLVHVSSLDNDYYRFDQVGQRLTGESSGQTYRLGDRVEVRVEAVNMDERKIDFSLISSERAPRNEGKTARERAKKGDTGKKTGRRRQVGKKVNFEPDSAFRGEKKGKAGAKPAAEKKGDKKAKKPSTKTLKIAAATKAKRAAKKKNAQ; encoded by the coding sequence ATGTCACAAGATCCTTTCCAGGAACGCGAAGCTGAAAAGTACGAAAATCCTATCCCAAGCCGGGAATTTATCCTCGAACATTTAACAAAACGTGAAAAACCGGCCAGCCGTGATGAGCTGGCTGTGGAACTGAACATAGAAGGCGAAGAGCAGCAGGAAGCCCTGCGTCGTCGTCTGCGCGCAATGGAGCGTGACGGACAACTGGTCTTCACCCGTCGTCAGTGCTATGCGCTGCCGGAACGTCTCGATCTGCTGAAAGGTACCGTTATTGGCCACCGTGATGGCTACGGCTTTCTGCGCGTCGAAGGACGTAAAGACGATTTATATCTTTCCAGCGAGCAGATGAAAACCTGCATCCATGGCGATCAGGTGCTGGCGCAACCGTTAGGTGCAGACCGTAAAGGTCGCCGCGAAGCACGTATCGTGCGCGTGCTGGTGCCGAAAACCAGCCAGATTGTCGGTCGTTATTTCACTGAGGCAGGCGTGGGCTTTGTCGTTCCGGATGACAGTCGTCTGAGCTTCGATATCCTGATCCCGCCGGAAGAGGTGATGGGCGCCCGCATGGGCTTTGTGGTGGTGGTTGAACTTACCCAGCGTCCGACGCGCCGCACTAAAGCGGTAGGTAAAATCGTTGAAGTGCTGGGCGATAATATGGGCACCGGTATGGCCGTTGATATGGCGCTACGGACCCATGAAATCCCGTATATCTGGCCTGCTTCCGTTGAAAAACAGGTTGCCGGTCTGAAAGAAGAGGTGCCTGAAGAGGCAAAAGTCGGTCGTGTAGATTTACGCGATTTACCGTTGGTCACCATCGACGGCGAAGATGCCCGCGATTTTGACGATGCGGTCTATTGCGAGAAGAAACGCGGTGGCGGCTGGCGTTTATGGGTGGCGATTGCCGACGTGAGCTATTACGTGCGTCCGCCGACGCCGCTCGACCAGGAGGCGCGTAATCGCGGGACGTCCGTGTACTTCCCGTCGCAGGTAGTACCGATGCTGCCGGAAGTGCTCTCCAACGGCCTGTGCTCACTGAACCCGCAGGTTGACCGTCTGTGCATGGTCTGCGAAATGACCGTGTCCACCAAAGGCCGTCTGACAGGGTATAAATTCTACGAAGCGGTAATGAGCTCGCACGCGCGTCTGACCTATACCAAGGTCTGGCATATCTTGCAGGGCGATCAGGAACTGCGCGAGCAGTATGCGCCGCTGGTTAAACACATCGAAGAGCTGCACAACCTCTATAAAGTGCTGGATAAAGCCCGTGAAGAGCGTGGCGGCATCTCATTTGAAAGCGAAGAAGCGAAGTTCATTTTCAACGCGGAACGTCGTATTGAGCGGATTGAACAAACCCAGCGTAATGATGCGCACAAACTGATTGAAGAGTGCATGATTCTGGCGAATATCTCGGCGGCGCGTTTCGTTGAGAAGGCCCAGGAGCCTGCGCTGTTCCGTATTCACGATAAGCCGACCACCGAGGCGATCACCTCCTTCCGTTCCGTTCTGGCGGAACTGGGGCTGGAGCTGCCGGGCGGCAACAAACCGGAACCGCGTGACTACGCGGAACTGCTGGAATCAGTTGCCGATCGTCCAGATGCCGAAATGCTGCAAACTATGCTGCTGCGCTCGATGAAGCAGGCGATTTACGATCCGGAAAACCGCGGCCACTTTGGCCTGGCGTTGCAGTCATATGCGCACTTTACTTCGCCAATCCGTCGTTATCCGGATCTCTCGCTGCACCGTGCGATTAAGTATCTGCTGGCGAAAGAGCAGGGTCATAAGGGCAACACCACCGAGACGGGCGGTTACCACTATTCGATGGAAGAGATGCTGCAACTGGGCCAGCACTGTTCGATGGCTGAACGACGTGCGGATGAAGCAACCCGTGACGTCGCTGACTGGCTGAAGTGCGACTTCATGCTGGATCAGGTCGGCAACGTCTTTAAAGGCGTGATTGCCAGCGTCACCGGTTTTGGCTTCTTTGTGCGTCTGGACGAGCTGTTTATCGACGGACTGGTGCATGTCTCTTCACTGGATAACGACTACTACCGTTTTGACCAGGTCGGGCAGCGTCTGACCGGCGAATCCAGTGGCCAGACTTACCGTCTTGGCGATCGCGTGGAAGTGCGCGTGGAAGCGGTCAACATGGATGAGCGCAAGATCGATTTCAGCCTGATCTCCAGCGAGCGTGCGCCGCGTAACGAAGGTAAAACGGCGCGTGAAAGAGCGAAAAAAGGCGATACGGGCAAAAAAACCGGGCGTCGTCGTCAGGTCGGCAAAAAAGTGAACTTTGAGCCTGATAGCGCTTTCCGCGGCGAGAAGAAAGGCAAGGCCGGGGCTAAACCTGCGGCTGAGAAAAAAGGCGATAAAAAAGCGAAAAAGCCATCGACAAAAACGCTTAAAATCGCAGCAGCCACGAAAGCAAAACGCGCGGCGAAAAAGAAAAACGCGCAGTAA
- a CDS encoding DUF2065 domain-containing protein: MNSTIWLALALVLVLEGLGPMLYPRAWKKMISAMTQLPENTLRRFGGGLVVAGIVVYYMLRKTIG; this comes from the coding sequence ATGAACTCAACAATCTGGCTGGCGCTTGCTCTGGTGTTAGTGCTTGAAGGTTTAGGTCCGATGCTTTACCCACGCGCCTGGAAGAAGATGATTTCTGCCATGACGCAGTTGCCTGAAAATACGTTACGTCGTTTTGGCGGTGGACTTGTGGTCGCGGGCATTGTGGTCTACTACATGTTGAGGAAAACGATTGGCTGA
- the hflK gene encoding FtsH protease activity modulator HflK produces the protein MAWNQPGNNGQDRDPWGSSKPGGNSEGNGNKGGREQGPPDLDDIFRKLSKKLGGLGGGKGTGSGGGSSSQGPRPHLGGRVVTIAAAAIVIIWAASGFYTIKEAERGVVTRFGKFSHLVEPGLNWKPTFIDEVTPVNVEAVRELAASGVMLTSDENVVRVEMNVQYRITDPQKYLFSVTSADDSLRQATDSALRGVIGKYTMDRILTEGRTVIRSDTQRELEETIRPYNMGITLLDVNFQAARPPEEVKAAFDDAIAARENEQQYIREAEAYTNEVQPRANGQAQRILEEARAYRTQTILEAQGEVARFAKILPEYKAAPEITRERLYIETMEKVLSHTRKVLVNDKGGNLMVLPLDQMLKGANAPAAKSDSGSNLLRLPSTSSSSSSGASNTSSTSQGDIMDQRRANAQRNDYQRQGE, from the coding sequence ATGGCGTGGAATCAGCCCGGTAATAACGGACAAGACCGCGACCCGTGGGGAAGCAGCAAACCAGGCGGCAACTCTGAGGGAAATGGAAACAAAGGTGGTCGCGAGCAGGGGCCACCTGATCTCGATGACATCTTTCGCAAACTGAGTAAAAAACTCGGTGGCCTTGGCGGCGGTAAAGGTACCGGCTCTGGCGGCGGGAGCTCATCGCAAGGCCCGCGCCCGCATCTGGGCGGACGTGTCGTCACCATCGCGGCGGCAGCTATCGTCATTATTTGGGCGGCAAGCGGTTTCTACACCATCAAAGAAGCAGAACGCGGCGTGGTGACACGCTTCGGTAAGTTTAGCCATCTGGTTGAACCGGGCCTGAACTGGAAGCCGACGTTTATCGACGAGGTCACGCCGGTGAACGTGGAAGCCGTCCGCGAACTGGCCGCTTCCGGTGTGATGTTGACCTCGGATGAGAACGTCGTGCGCGTTGAGATGAACGTGCAGTACCGTATCACCGATCCACAGAAATATCTGTTTAGCGTGACCAGCGCGGATGACAGCCTGCGTCAGGCGACCGATAGCGCCCTGCGTGGTGTGATCGGTAAATACACCATGGACCGTATCCTGACCGAAGGGCGTACCGTTATTCGTAGCGATACCCAGCGTGAACTGGAAGAGACCATTCGTCCGTACAACATGGGTATTACCCTGCTGGACGTCAACTTCCAGGCTGCGCGTCCGCCGGAAGAGGTGAAAGCCGCGTTTGACGATGCGATTGCTGCACGTGAGAACGAACAGCAGTACATCCGTGAAGCAGAAGCGTATACCAACGAAGTTCAGCCGCGTGCGAACGGTCAGGCACAGCGTATCCTTGAAGAGGCGCGAGCTTACAGAACGCAAACCATCCTGGAAGCTCAGGGTGAAGTAGCGCGCTTTGCTAAAATCCTGCCGGAATATAAAGCCGCACCGGAGATTACTCGCGAGCGTCTGTATATCGAGACAATGGAAAAAGTGTTGAGCCATACCCGTAAAGTACTGGTGAACGATAAAGGCGGTAATCTGATGGTTCTGCCATTGGATCAAATGCTGAAAGGCGCGAATGCTCCAGCGGCAAAGAGCGATAGCGGTTCAAACCTGCTGCGTCTGCCTTCCACGTCTTCATCCAGCAGCAGCGGAGCAAGCAACACCTCGTCCACCAGTCAGGGCGATATTATGGACCAACGCCGCGCCAACGCGCAGCGTAACGACTACCAGCGTCAGGGGGAATAA
- the hflC gene encoding protease modulator HflC has product MRKSVIAIIIIVLVVLYTSIFVVKEGERGIKFQFSSVVRDADKKPLIYEPGLHFKVPFIQSVKMLDARIQTMDNQADRFVTKEKKDLIVDSYIKWRISDFSRYFLATGGGDISQAEVLLKRKFSDRLRSEIGRLDVKDIVTDSRGRLTLEVRDALNSGSAGTEDEVATPAADNAIAEAAERVQAETNGNVPVINPNSMAALGIEVVDVRIKQINLPTEVSEAIYNRMRAEREAVARRHRSQGQEEAEKLRATADYEVTKTLAEAERQGRIMRGEGDAEAAKLFADAFSQDPDFYAFIRSLRAYEKSFEGNQDVMVMSPDSDFFRYMKTPNTATR; this is encoded by the coding sequence ATGCGTAAGTCAGTTATTGCGATTATCATCATCGTGCTGGTAGTGCTGTACACCTCAATCTTCGTGGTGAAAGAAGGTGAGCGCGGAATTAAGTTCCAGTTCAGCAGTGTCGTGCGTGATGCTGACAAAAAACCGTTGATTTATGAGCCAGGTCTGCACTTTAAGGTTCCGTTTATTCAGTCGGTGAAAATGCTCGATGCCCGTATCCAGACGATGGATAACCAGGCCGATCGCTTTGTCACCAAAGAGAAGAAAGACCTGATTGTCGACTCTTACATTAAGTGGCGCATCAGCGATTTCAGCCGTTACTTCCTGGCGACAGGCGGCGGCGATATTTCTCAGGCCGAAGTCCTGTTGAAACGTAAGTTCTCTGACCGTTTGCGTTCTGAGATTGGTCGTCTGGATGTGAAAGACATCGTGACCGACTCTCGCGGTCGTCTGACTCTGGAAGTACGTGACGCACTGAACTCTGGCTCTGCCGGAACGGAAGACGAAGTGGCGACACCGGCGGCGGATAACGCGATTGCCGAAGCGGCTGAACGTGTTCAGGCTGAAACCAACGGCAATGTGCCGGTGATCAACCCGAACAGTATGGCAGCATTGGGTATCGAAGTGGTCGATGTGCGGATCAAGCAGATCAACCTGCCGACTGAAGTCTCTGAAGCGATCTACAACCGTATGCGCGCTGAGCGTGAAGCGGTAGCGCGTCGTCACCGTTCACAAGGTCAGGAAGAAGCGGAAAAACTTCGCGCGACGGCCGACTATGAAGTGACCAAAACGCTGGCGGAAGCTGAGCGTCAGGGACGTATCATGCGCGGTGAAGGGGATGCCGAAGCGGCAAAACTGTTTGCCGATGCGTTCAGCCAGGATCCTGACTTCTACGCCTTTATTCGTAGCCTGCGTGCTTACGAGAAAAGCTTCGAAGGCAATCAGGATGTCATGGTCATGAGCCCGGACAGCGATTTCTTCCGCTACATGAAGACACCGAATACCGCAACGCGATAA
- the bsmA gene encoding biofilm peroxide resistance protein BsmA, translated as MAIRKRDRVMRRFIFLMLVMLLSGCSILQGTPQPAPPVADHPQEIRRDQTQGLQRMGTVTSLVRGSPDDAVDEVKAKAAAAKADYYVIVMVDETIVTGQWYSQAILYRK; from the coding sequence ATGGCTATCAGGAAACGAGATAGAGTGATGCGTCGGTTTATTTTTTTGATGTTGGTGATGCTGTTAAGTGGCTGTAGCATTCTTCAGGGAACGCCGCAGCCAGCACCACCCGTCGCCGATCATCCGCAGGAAATTCGTCGCGATCAAACACAAGGATTGCAACGGATGGGAACAGTGACCTCTCTGGTCAGAGGTTCTCCGGATGATGCCGTCGATGAAGTCAAAGCGAAAGCCGCCGCAGCGAAAGCCGATTATTACGTTATTGTCATGGTTGATGAAACCATCGTGACGGGTCAGTGGTATTCGCAGGCCATCTTATATCGTAAATAG
- the rlmB gene encoding 23S rRNA (guanosine(2251)-2'-O)-methyltransferase RlmB gives MSEMIYGIHAVQALLERAPERFQDVFILKGREDKRLLPLIHALEAQGVVIQLANRQFLDEKSEGAVHQGIIARVKPGRQYQENDLPDLIASLDQPFLLILDGVTDPHNLGACLRSADAAGVNAVIVPKDRSAQLNATAKKVACGAAESVPLIRVTNLARTMRMLQEENIWIVGTAGEADHTLYQSKMTGRMALVMGAEGEGMRRLTREHCDELISIPMAGSVSSLNVSVATGICLFEAVRQRS, from the coding sequence ATGAGTGAAATGATTTACGGCATCCATGCGGTGCAGGCCCTGCTGGAGCGCGCTCCTGAACGTTTTCAGGATGTCTTTATTCTCAAAGGCCGTGAAGATAAGCGCCTGCTGCCGCTGATCCACGCCCTCGAAGCGCAGGGTGTGGTCATCCAACTGGCGAACCGTCAGTTTCTGGATGAGAAAAGCGAAGGGGCCGTACATCAGGGCATCATCGCCCGCGTGAAGCCGGGCCGTCAGTATCAGGAAAACGATCTGCCTGATCTGATCGCCTCACTGGATCAACCTTTCCTGCTGATCCTCGATGGCGTGACCGATCCACATAACCTCGGTGCCTGTTTGCGTAGCGCCGATGCCGCTGGCGTCAATGCCGTGATCGTGCCGAAAGATCGTTCCGCCCAACTGAACGCAACGGCGAAAAAAGTTGCCTGCGGAGCGGCGGAAAGCGTTCCGTTAATCCGGGTGACTAACCTGGCGCGTACCATGCGTATGTTGCAGGAAGAGAATATCTGGATTGTCGGCACGGCGGGTGAAGCTGACCATACCCTCTATCAGAGCAAAATGACCGGTCGTATGGCGCTGGTGATGGGGGCAGAAGGTGAGGGGATGCGTCGCCTGACGCGTGAACATTGTGACGAACTGATCAGCATTCCAATGGCTGGAAGCGTTTCTTCGCTCAACGTTTCTGTCGCGACAGGCATCTGTTTATTCGAGGCCGTTCGCCAGCGCAGCTAA